A genomic window from Streptomyces sp. WMMC940 includes:
- a CDS encoding YifB family Mg chelatase-like AAA ATPase, with the protein MGFARTCSVALVGVEGVVVEVQADLEPGVAAFALVGLPDKSLVESRDRVRAAVVNSDAEWPQKKLTVGLSPASVPKSGSGFDLAVACAVLGAAERIDPGAIADLVLLGELGLDGRVRPVRGVLPAVLAAAEAGYRQVVVPERTAGEASLVPGVSVLGVRSLRQLIAVLNDEPVPEEEPDGDGRPDAMLAGLTVPGAGVGTGLAGPGRGEGSHPDLADVAGQHAARTAVEIAAAGGHHLLLQGPPGAGKTMLAERLASVLPPLTRKESLEVTAVHSVAGILPPGEPLVRTPPYCAPHHSATMQSLVGGGQGVPRPGAVSLAHRGVLFLDEAPEFSGKALDALRQPLESGHVIVARSAGVVRLPARFLMVLAANPCPCGRHTLHGSGCDCPAALIRRYRARLSGPLLDRVDLRVEVEPVSRADLLGRGGRGEPSADVAARVGEARDRASARLAGTPWHANSEVPGHELRTRWHTAPGALAAAERDMERGLLTARGMDRVLRVAWTIADLAGHDRPGTRDVDLALQLRTGIARGVPAGFGAER; encoded by the coding sequence ATGGGATTCGCGCGCACATGCTCGGTGGCCCTGGTGGGGGTTGAGGGCGTGGTCGTGGAGGTCCAGGCGGACCTGGAGCCGGGAGTCGCGGCCTTCGCCCTGGTGGGACTCCCGGACAAGAGCCTCGTGGAGAGCCGGGACCGGGTCCGGGCCGCCGTCGTCAACTCCGATGCCGAGTGGCCGCAGAAGAAGCTCACCGTCGGCCTCAGCCCGGCCTCCGTGCCCAAGAGCGGCAGCGGTTTCGACCTGGCCGTCGCCTGCGCCGTGCTCGGTGCAGCCGAGCGCATCGATCCCGGGGCCATCGCGGATCTCGTACTCCTCGGCGAGCTGGGGCTCGACGGCAGGGTGCGGCCCGTGCGGGGCGTGCTGCCCGCGGTGCTCGCCGCGGCGGAGGCGGGATACCGGCAGGTCGTCGTACCCGAGCGGACCGCGGGAGAGGCCTCGCTCGTCCCGGGCGTCTCGGTCCTCGGAGTGCGCAGTCTGCGCCAGCTCATCGCGGTGCTGAACGACGAACCGGTGCCGGAGGAGGAGCCCGACGGCGACGGCCGGCCCGACGCCATGCTCGCCGGACTCACGGTTCCCGGCGCCGGGGTGGGCACGGGTCTCGCCGGTCCGGGGCGGGGCGAGGGCTCCCATCCGGACCTGGCGGACGTCGCCGGGCAGCACGCTGCGCGCACCGCCGTCGAGATCGCCGCCGCCGGGGGCCACCACCTGCTGCTCCAGGGCCCTCCGGGCGCGGGGAAGACGATGCTGGCGGAGCGGCTCGCGTCCGTGCTCCCGCCACTCACCCGCAAGGAGTCCCTCGAGGTCACCGCCGTTCATTCGGTCGCGGGCATCCTGCCGCCCGGCGAGCCCCTGGTGCGCACGCCGCCCTACTGCGCCCCGCACCACTCGGCGACGATGCAGTCCCTCGTGGGCGGTGGTCAGGGCGTGCCGAGACCCGGCGCGGTGTCCCTGGCGCACCGGGGCGTCCTGTTCCTGGACGAGGCCCCGGAGTTCTCCGGCAAGGCGCTCGACGCCCTCCGCCAGCCCCTCGAATCGGGCCATGTGATCGTCGCACGGAGCGCGGGGGTGGTCCGGCTGCCCGCCCGGTTCCTCATGGTTCTGGCGGCCAACCCCTGCCCGTGCGGGCGCCACACCCTGCACGGCTCGGGGTGCGACTGCCCCGCGGCGCTGATCCGGCGGTACCGGGCGCGGCTCTCGGGACCCCTGCTCGACCGGGTCGACCTGAGGGTCGAGGTGGAGCCCGTCAGCCGGGCCGACCTGCTGGGCAGGGGCGGCCGGGGTGAGCCGTCCGCGGACGTCGCGGCCCGGGTCGGGGAGGCACGGGACAGAGCGTCCGCCCGGCTGGCCGGCACCCCGTGGCACGCGAACAGCGAGGTGCCCGGGCACGAGCTGCGCACCCGCTGGCACACCGCTCCCGGCGCGCTGGCCGCGGCCGAGCGGGACATGGAGAGGGGACTGCTCACCGCGCGGGGCATGGACCGTGTACTCCGGGTCGCCTGGACGATCGCCGATCTCGCGGGCCACGACCGGCCCGGCACCCGCGATGTGGACCTGGCGCTCCAACTGCGCACGGGCATCGCGCGGGGCGTCCCGGCGGGGTTCGGAGCCGAGCGGTGA
- a CDS encoding YraN family protein, with product MNATSALGRYGEELAVRLLAAAGMAVLARNWRCGRAGEIDIVARDGDTMVVCEVKTRRVGPDGRTPFEHPMAAITSAKVERLRHLAACWLQRHGGPPPPGGVRIDVVGVVLPRRGAPQVEHVAGVA from the coding sequence ATGAACGCGACGAGCGCACTGGGGCGGTACGGGGAGGAACTGGCCGTCCGGCTGCTGGCAGCGGCCGGAATGGCCGTACTCGCCAGGAACTGGCGGTGCGGACGGGCCGGAGAGATCGACATCGTCGCCCGGGACGGCGACACGATGGTCGTCTGCGAGGTGAAGACCCGCAGGGTCGGCCCCGACGGGCGTACGCCCTTCGAGCATCCGATGGCCGCGATCACATCCGCCAAGGTGGAGCGGTTGAGACACCTGGCCGCCTGCTGGCTTCAGCGGCACGGGGGGCCACCGCCCCCGGGCGGGGTGCGGATCGACGTCGTCGGGGTCGTGCTGCCCCGGCGGGGCGCGCCCCAGGTCGAGCATGTGGCGGGGGTGGCCTGA
- a CDS encoding DUF2469 domain-containing protein has translation MSAEDLEKYETEMELKLYREYRDVVGLFKYVIETERRFYLTNDYEMQVHSVQGEVFFEVSMADAWVWDMYRPARFVKQVRVLTFKDVNIEELNKSDLELPQG, from the coding sequence ATGAGCGCCGAGGACCTCGAGAAGTACGAGACCGAGATGGAGCTGAAGCTCTACCGGGAGTACCGCGACGTCGTCGGTCTGTTCAAATACGTGATCGAGACCGAGCGCCGTTTCTATCTCACCAATGACTACGAGATGCAGGTCCACTCGGTGCAAGGTGAGGTCTTCTTCGAGGTCTCCATGGCAGATGCCTGGGTGTGGGACATGTACCGGCCGGCCAGGTTCGTCAAGCAGGTCAGGGTACTCACGTTCAAGGACGTGAACATCGAGGAGCTGAACAAGAGCGATCTGGAGCTTCCCCAGGGCTGA
- a CDS encoding NUDIX hydrolase has protein sequence MSEGPSDGSGRGTPAGGPAPGAAVDGRTSGTTGGGAGRALRRVSRVILLDPDDRVLLLHGFEPDDPDDDWWFTPGGGVEGTESREEAALRELAEETGITDVELGPVIWQRECSFPFDGRRWDQDEWYYLARTRQTTTSLTGLTRLEQRSVAGLRWWTSAELSAARETVYPTRLAELLRTLLDEGPPSAPVVLARENV, from the coding sequence ATGTCTGAGGGGCCGTCGGACGGATCGGGCCGAGGGACGCCTGCGGGCGGTCCTGCGCCGGGGGCTGCCGTGGACGGGAGGACGTCCGGGACGACCGGGGGCGGGGCCGGGCGCGCCCTGCGCCGGGTGTCCCGGGTGATCCTGCTCGATCCCGACGACCGCGTCCTGCTGCTGCACGGCTTCGAGCCGGACGATCCGGACGACGACTGGTGGTTCACACCGGGCGGTGGGGTCGAGGGCACGGAGTCACGGGAGGAGGCCGCGCTGCGCGAGCTGGCCGAGGAGACGGGAATCACAGACGTCGAGCTGGGACCGGTGATCTGGCAGCGGGAGTGCTCCTTCCCGTTCGACGGACGGCGCTGGGACCAGGACGAGTGGTACTACCTGGCACGTACCCGGCAGACGACGACCAGCCTGACCGGCCTGACCCGGCTGGAGCAGCGCAGTGTCGCGGGGCTGAGGTGGTGGACCTCCGCCGAACTGTCGGCGGCGCGTGAGACGGTGTATCCGACCAGGCTCGCCGAGCTGCTGCGTACGCTGCTCGACGAGGGGCCTCCGAGTGCGCCTGTGGTCCTGGCCCGGGAAAACGTCTAG
- the lepB gene encoding signal peptidase I yields the protein MSGTGRTGSGHGRLGSVLSGLAVAVGCVLFLGGFVWGALLYQPYTVPTDSMSPTVEPGDRVLAQRIDGSEVRRGDVVVFTDKVWADAPMVKRVVGVGGDKVACCDSDGRMTVNGKAVEEPYLRGEEPASPLGFNVSVPAGKLFLLGDERRTSVDSRSHLQEAGQGTVPVGAVTARLDAVAWPLGGILERPRGFAALPGGISEPGPVRPVLASVALGAVLILGGAAHGPLAKLAGRRKRTAGRSGATADV from the coding sequence ATGAGCGGAACAGGACGTACGGGCAGCGGCCACGGCCGCCTCGGCAGTGTGCTGTCGGGGCTCGCCGTGGCCGTCGGCTGTGTGCTCTTCCTCGGCGGATTCGTCTGGGGGGCGCTGCTCTACCAGCCGTACACGGTCCCGACGGACTCGATGTCACCGACCGTGGAGCCGGGTGACCGGGTGCTGGCGCAGCGCATCGACGGATCGGAGGTCCGGCGCGGGGACGTCGTCGTCTTCACCGACAAGGTGTGGGCCGACGCCCCGATGGTGAAGCGCGTGGTCGGGGTCGGCGGCGACAAGGTCGCGTGCTGCGATTCCGACGGCCGGATGACCGTCAACGGCAAGGCCGTCGAGGAACCGTATCTGCGCGGCGAGGAGCCCGCGTCACCGTTGGGCTTCAACGTGTCCGTGCCCGCGGGGAAGCTCTTCCTCCTCGGTGACGAGCGCAGGACCTCCGTGGACTCCCGTTCGCACCTCCAGGAGGCCGGCCAGGGCACCGTGCCGGTCGGGGCGGTGACCGCCCGGCTCGACGCCGTCGCCTGGCCGCTCGGCGGGATACTGGAACGGCCGCGGGGCTTCGCCGCCCTGCCCGGCGGGATCTCCGAGCCGGGGCCCGTCCGGCCGGTCCTCGCGTCGGTGGCGCTCGGCGCCGTGCTGATCCTGGGTGGGGCCGCCCACGGACCGCTCGCGAAGCTCGCGGGCCGGCGGAAGCGTACTGCTGGGCGGAGCGGGGCGACCGCGGATGTCTGA
- the lepB gene encoding signal peptidase I: MAVGARSGHEEPEERPERYAKPSPGSSGSGGLPPQGDGGSGGGDPADGDGSSGTGARKQRSFWKELPLLVGIALVLALLIKTFLVQAFSIPSDSMMNTLQRGDRVLVDKLTPWFGSEPERGEVVVFHDPGGWLDDTQAPEPNVVQQFLSFIGLMPSSEEKDLIKRVIAVGGDTVSCKKGGKVMVNGKALDETSYIRPGSTPCDDKPFGPIRVPEGRIWVMGDNRDNSLDSRYHQELPYNGTVSNEDVVGRAVVVAWPFNRWSTLPVPDTFDQPGLNSAAVIGGTLAPGALAVAGALPIVLVRRRRLTRGRTDG, from the coding sequence TTGGCCGTAGGCGCACGATCCGGACACGAGGAGCCCGAGGAGCGGCCCGAGCGGTACGCGAAGCCTTCCCCCGGTTCCAGCGGCTCCGGCGGCCTTCCCCCGCAGGGCGACGGCGGTTCGGGGGGCGGTGACCCGGCGGACGGCGACGGCTCGTCCGGTACCGGGGCGAGGAAGCAGCGGTCCTTCTGGAAGGAGCTGCCGCTCCTCGTCGGCATCGCGCTGGTCCTGGCGCTGCTGATCAAGACTTTCCTGGTGCAGGCGTTCTCGATCCCGTCGGACTCGATGATGAACACGCTGCAGCGGGGCGACCGGGTGCTGGTCGACAAGCTGACGCCCTGGTTCGGCTCCGAACCCGAGCGCGGCGAGGTCGTCGTCTTCCACGACCCGGGCGGCTGGCTGGACGACACCCAGGCTCCCGAGCCCAATGTGGTGCAGCAGTTCCTGAGCTTCATCGGCCTGATGCCCTCGTCGGAGGAGAAGGACCTGATCAAGCGTGTCATCGCGGTCGGCGGTGACACCGTCTCCTGCAAGAAGGGAGGCAAGGTCATGGTCAACGGCAAGGCCCTGGACGAGACGTCGTACATCCGGCCCGGCAGCACGCCCTGCGACGACAAGCCGTTCGGTCCGATCCGCGTGCCCGAGGGCCGGATCTGGGTGATGGGCGACAACCGCGACAACTCCCTGGACTCGCGCTACCACCAGGAACTGCCCTACAACGGCACGGTCAGCAACGAGGACGTCGTCGGGAGGGCCGTCGTGGTGGCCTGGCCGTTCAACCGCTGGTCCACGCTGCCGGTTCCGGACACCTTCGACCAGCCCGGGCTGAACTCGGCGGCTGTGATCGGCGGGACCCTCGCGCCGGGCGCACTCGCGGTGGCCGGCGCGTTGCCGATCGTGCTCGTCCGCCGGAGGCGGCTGACCCGCGGGCGAACCGACGGGTAG
- the lepB gene encoding signal peptidase I, with translation MDTEALHTERDRSSAPETDGSGTGERSRSARVYRRPSWRRAGVLGGVCAVFLLLLSHFVMQPFLIPSTSMQPALEVGDRVLVNKLAYRFGSEPRRGDVIVFDGIGSFVPEGVEENPVSAAAREGLASLGLAEPSDTDFVKRVVGVGGDRVVCCDKRGRLQVNGVPVDEGYLYAGDAPSHVPFDIVVPHGTLWVMGDHRSKSRDSRDHLGEPGGGTVPLDRVVGRADWIGWPLGRWSALPSTGAFDRVTAPDGVHG, from the coding sequence ATGGACACCGAAGCACTGCACACGGAGCGCGACCGCTCTTCCGCCCCCGAGACCGATGGGTCCGGCACCGGAGAGCGGTCGCGCTCCGCGCGCGTCTACCGGCGGCCGTCCTGGCGGCGAGCCGGCGTGCTGGGCGGCGTCTGCGCCGTGTTCCTGCTGCTCCTCAGCCATTTCGTGATGCAGCCGTTCCTGATCCCCAGCACCTCCATGCAACCGGCCCTCGAAGTCGGCGACCGCGTGCTGGTGAACAAGCTCGCGTACCGTTTCGGGTCCGAACCGCGGCGCGGCGACGTGATCGTGTTCGACGGCATCGGATCCTTCGTGCCGGAGGGCGTGGAGGAGAACCCGGTCAGCGCGGCGGCGCGCGAGGGGCTGGCCTCCCTCGGGCTCGCGGAACCGTCCGACACCGATTTCGTCAAACGTGTGGTGGGAGTGGGCGGCGACCGCGTGGTCTGCTGCGACAAGAGGGGAAGACTCCAGGTGAACGGCGTACCGGTCGACGAGGGCTATCTGTACGCCGGTGACGCACCGTCCCATGTGCCCTTCGACATCGTCGTGCCGCACGGCACGCTGTGGGTCATGGGCGACCACCGCAGCAAGTCGCGTGATTCCCGCGACCACTTGGGCGAACCCGGCGGGGGCACGGTCCCCCTCGACCGGGTGGTCGGGCGCGCTGACTGGATCGGCTGGCCGCTCGGCCGCTGGTCCGCGCTGCCTTCGACGGGCGCCTTCGACCGTGTGACCGCACCGGACGGTGTCCATGGGTAG
- the rplS gene encoding 50S ribosomal protein L19, whose product MSHVLDAVNSASLRTDLPAFRPGDTVNVHVRVIEGNRSRIQQFKGVVIRRQGSGVSETFTVRKVSFSVGVERTFPVHSPIFEKIELVTRGDVRRAKLYYLRELRGKAAKIKEKREN is encoded by the coding sequence ATGTCGCACGTGCTCGACGCCGTCAACTCCGCCTCGCTGCGGACCGACCTCCCCGCCTTCCGCCCGGGTGACACCGTGAACGTCCACGTTCGCGTCATCGAGGGCAACCGCTCCCGTATCCAGCAGTTCAAGGGCGTCGTCATCCGCCGCCAGGGTTCGGGCGTCAGTGAGACCTTCACGGTCCGCAAGGTCTCCTTCTCCGTCGGCGTCGAGCGCACCTTCCCGGTGCACAGCCCGATCTTCGAGAAGATCGAGCTCGTCACCCGCGGTGACGTCCGCCGCGCCAAGCTCTACTACCTGCGTGAGCTGCGCGGCAAGGCCGCGAAGATCAAGGAGAAGCGCGAGAACTGA
- the trmD gene encoding tRNA (guanosine(37)-N1)-methyltransferase TrmD yields the protein MRLDVVTIFPEYLEPLNVSLVGKARARGQLGVHVHDLRDWTYDRHSTVDDTPYGGGPGMVMKTEPWGDALDEVLASGYEAGAHAPALVVPTPSGRPFTQELAVELSERPWLIFTPARYEGIDRRVIDEYATRIPVHEVSIGDYVLAGGEAAVLVMTEAVARLLPGVLGNAESHRDDSFAPGAMADLLEGPVYTKPPLWRGRGVPDVLLSGHHGRIARWRRDEAFRRTALHRPDLIERCDPSAFDKKDREILSILGWAPSPDGRFWRRPEAVEE from the coding sequence ATGCGGCTCGACGTCGTCACGATCTTCCCCGAGTACCTGGAGCCGCTGAACGTCTCGCTCGTGGGCAAGGCCCGGGCACGCGGGCAGCTCGGCGTCCACGTCCACGACCTTCGGGACTGGACGTACGACCGGCACAGCACCGTCGACGACACCCCGTACGGCGGCGGACCGGGCATGGTCATGAAGACCGAGCCCTGGGGCGACGCGCTGGACGAGGTCCTCGCATCCGGCTACGAGGCGGGCGCCCACGCTCCCGCGCTGGTCGTGCCGACCCCGAGCGGCCGGCCGTTCACCCAGGAGCTCGCCGTCGAGCTGTCCGAGCGGCCGTGGCTGATCTTCACCCCGGCCCGGTACGAGGGCATCGACCGCCGCGTCATCGACGAGTACGCGACCCGCATACCCGTCCACGAGGTCTCCATCGGCGACTACGTGCTGGCCGGCGGCGAGGCCGCCGTCCTCGTCATGACGGAGGCCGTCGCACGGCTGCTGCCCGGCGTCCTCGGCAACGCCGAGTCGCACCGCGACGACTCCTTCGCGCCCGGCGCCATGGCCGACCTCCTGGAGGGGCCCGTCTACACCAAGCCACCGCTCTGGCGCGGCCGCGGCGTACCGGACGTGCTGCTCAGCGGTCACCACGGCCGGATCGCCCGATGGCGAAGGGACGAGGCCTTCCGCCGGACCGCCCTGCACCGGCCGGACCTGATCGAGCGCTGCGACCCCTCCGCGTTCGACAAGAAGGACCGGGAGATCCTCTCCATCCTGGGCTGGGCGCCGTCGCCCGACGGGCGATTTTGGCGCAGGCCGGAGGCCGTGGAAGAATAG
- the rimM gene encoding ribosome maturation factor RimM (Essential for efficient processing of 16S rRNA), whose protein sequence is MQLVVARIGRAHGIKGEVTVEVRTDEPELRLAPGAVLATEPASAGPLTIETGRVHSGRLLLRFEGVRDRNGAEALRNTLLIAEVDPEERPEEPDEYYDHQLMDLDVVLADGTGIGRITEISHLPSQDLFIVERPDGSEVMIPFVEEIVTEIDLAGQRAVIDPPPGLVDDRAEIASQREADAEDGN, encoded by the coding sequence GTGCAGTTGGTAGTCGCACGGATCGGCCGCGCCCACGGCATCAAGGGCGAGGTCACCGTCGAGGTACGTACCGACGAGCCGGAACTGCGGCTCGCCCCCGGAGCCGTACTGGCCACCGAACCGGCCTCCGCGGGCCCGCTGACCATCGAGACGGGCCGGGTGCACAGCGGCCGGCTGCTGCTGCGCTTCGAGGGGGTCCGGGACCGCAACGGCGCCGAGGCGCTGCGCAACACCCTGCTGATCGCCGAGGTCGATCCGGAGGAGCGGCCCGAGGAGCCCGACGAGTACTACGACCACCAGCTCATGGACCTCGACGTGGTGCTCGCGGACGGCACGGGGATCGGCCGGATCACGGAGATCTCCCATCTGCCGTCGCAGGACCTCTTCATCGTCGAGCGGCCGGACGGAAGCGAGGTCATGATCCCGTTCGTCGAGGAGATCGTCACCGAGATCGACCTCGCCGGACAGCGGGCCGTCATCGACCCGCCCCCCGGCCTCGTCGACGACCGCGCGGAGATCGCCTCGCAGCGGGAAGCGGACGCCGAGGACGGGAACTGA
- a CDS encoding RNA-binding protein — MLEEALEHLVKGIVDNPEDVQVASRNLRRGRVLEVRVHPDDLGKVIGRNGRTARALRTVVGAIGGRGIRVDLVDVDQVR, encoded by the coding sequence ATGCTCGAGGAGGCTCTCGAGCACCTCGTGAAGGGCATCGTCGACAACCCCGAGGACGTGCAGGTCGCCTCACGCAATCTGCGTCGCGGCCGGGTGCTCGAGGTCCGGGTCCACCCCGACGATCTCGGTAAGGTGATCGGCCGCAACGGCCGCACCGCGCGCGCCCTGCGCACCGTCGTGGGCGCCATCGGCGGCCGTGGTATCCGTGTCGACCTCGTCGACGTGGACCAGGTCCGCTGA
- the rpsP gene encoding 30S ribosomal protein S16, giving the protein MAVKIKLKRLGKIRSPHYRIVVADSRTRRDGRAIEEIGLYHPTYNPSRIEVDSERAQYWLSVGAQPTEPVLAILKLTGDWQKHKGLPAPEKPLLAPATKEEKRRSFDEFAKALEGEEGKGEAITQKSKKTEKKADEAEAPAESTEA; this is encoded by the coding sequence GTGGCAGTCAAGATCAAGCTGAAGCGTCTGGGCAAGATCCGTTCGCCTCACTACCGCATCGTCGTCGCCGACTCCCGTACCCGCCGTGACGGCCGGGCCATCGAGGAGATCGGTCTGTACCACCCGACGTACAACCCGTCCCGCATCGAGGTCGACTCGGAGCGTGCCCAGTACTGGCTGTCCGTCGGCGCCCAGCCGACCGAGCCGGTTCTCGCGATCCTGAAGCTCACCGGCGACTGGCAGAAGCACAAGGGCCTGCCCGCCCCGGAGAAGCCGCTCCTCGCCCCGGCCACGAAGGAAGAGAAGCGCCGCTCCTTCGACGAGTTCGCCAAGGCTCTCGAGGGCGAAGAGGGCAAGGGTGAGGCCATCACCCAGAAGTCGAAGAAGACCGAGAAGAAGGCGGACGAGGCTGAGGCTCCCGCCGAGTCCACCGAGGCCTGA
- a CDS encoding methyltransferase domain-containing protein: MTPTLVPHHPRTSSVLPADAGKRARDWAEIQERMLVPLYEAVYEHLEVGAGTRVLGLGCGSGLALLMAATRGASVTGVDTDRARMALARERLAPAPERRGSGDAPWARLVEGGPEEAADPRRPRFNMITVFQPIGCTAGDSDGLVPALEAVVPLAERGSPVVLAGWGPPERCATSAVLRVASRLTERLRADGGWRQTLRDDLEDVATRAGIRPDGSGRVSCPFGYADLDSAVRGLMSTGLFDAAVRATDPAQVEKEVKEALHPHVRADGTVWMPNVFRYLIARTP; the protein is encoded by the coding sequence ATGACACCTACGCTCGTCCCGCACCACCCTCGTACGTCCTCAGTGCTCCCGGCGGACGCCGGGAAACGCGCCCGTGACTGGGCCGAGATCCAGGAACGGATGCTGGTGCCGCTCTACGAGGCGGTGTACGAGCATCTGGAGGTCGGGGCCGGCACTCGTGTACTGGGCCTCGGCTGCGGCTCGGGCCTTGCCCTGCTGATGGCCGCGACGCGCGGCGCGAGCGTCACCGGCGTCGACACGGACCGGGCGAGGATGGCGCTGGCGCGCGAGCGGCTCGCTCCCGCGCCGGAGCGCCGCGGATCCGGCGACGCACCGTGGGCACGGCTGGTCGAGGGCGGGCCGGAGGAAGCCGCCGATCCCCGGCGCCCCCGGTTCAACATGATCACGGTTTTTCAGCCGATCGGGTGTACGGCCGGCGACTCCGACGGATTGGTTCCGGCGCTGGAAGCAGTAGTTCCGCTCGCTGAGCGCGGCAGCCCCGTGGTGCTGGCGGGTTGGGGCCCGCCCGAGCGGTGCGCCACCTCGGCGGTGCTGAGAGTGGCGAGCAGGCTCACCGAACGACTGCGCGCGGACGGGGGCTGGCGGCAGACGCTCCGGGACGACCTGGAGGACGTGGCGACCAGGGCGGGGATACGTCCGGACGGCTCGGGCCGGGTGTCGTGCCCCTTCGGCTACGCGGACCTGGACAGCGCCGTGCGCGGCCTGATGTCGACCGGCCTGTTCGACGCGGCGGTACGGGCGACGGACCCGGCGCAGGTGGAGAAGGAGGTCAAGGAGGCGCTCCATCCGCATGTGCGGGCCGACGGGACGGTGTGGATGCCGAACGTCTTCCGGTACCTGATAGCGCGTACGCCGTGA